In candidate division KSB1 bacterium, one DNA window encodes the following:
- a CDS encoding DUF362 domain-containing protein, whose amino-acid sequence MNRREFLRIAAASGAAVAGGISNGALFGSYDQLESHARLAVVQNGLPAAMVQKAIEALGGIGRFVKRGDVVVVKPNIGWDRVPEQAATTNPEVVAEIVRLCLHAGASKVKVFDRTCNEPRRCYHRSQIEQLARQAGAEVSHIYEQKFKTAAIPNGQQLKSWPFYADALEADVYINVPIAKHHSLSRLTLGLKNTMGIIGGNRGQIHNHFDQKIVDLNTVIRPQLTIIDAVRILVNNGPQGGNLNDVKETKTIIASIDPVAADAYAATLFGLRPTELSFLVEAQKRGLGSFDFNQMKIEKIDLKA is encoded by the coding sequence ATGAATCGGCGAGAGTTTTTAAGAATAGCGGCAGCTTCTGGAGCGGCCGTTGCGGGGGGAATTTCCAATGGTGCTTTGTTCGGAAGTTATGACCAGCTTGAAAGCCATGCGAGATTGGCAGTGGTCCAAAATGGTTTACCAGCGGCCATGGTACAAAAAGCAATTGAAGCCCTGGGTGGTATTGGGCGATTTGTAAAACGAGGGGATGTGGTGGTTGTGAAACCAAATATCGGCTGGGATCGGGTGCCAGAACAAGCAGCTACGACCAATCCCGAGGTAGTGGCAGAGATCGTGCGATTGTGTCTCCACGCTGGGGCAAGCAAAGTCAAGGTTTTCGATCGGACTTGCAATGAGCCGCGACGTTGCTACCATCGCAGCCAGATCGAACAGTTGGCGCGGCAGGCAGGCGCCGAGGTGAGTCATATCTATGAGCAAAAGTTTAAAACCGCTGCAATTCCAAATGGCCAGCAGCTTAAATCGTGGCCGTTCTATGCTGACGCGCTGGAAGCCGATGTCTATATCAACGTCCCGATCGCAAAACATCACTCATTATCGCGCCTTACACTGGGGCTCAAAAATACCATGGGCATCATCGGCGGTAATCGCGGGCAAATCCATAACCATTTCGATCAAAAGATCGTTGATCTCAATACGGTTATTCGGCCGCAATTGACGATTATTGATGCAGTTCGCATTTTGGTGAACAATGGCCCTCAGGGCGGTAATCTCAATGATGTGAAAGAGACAAAAACCATCATTGCGAGCATCGACCCAGTGGCTGCAGACGCTTATGCTGCCACCCTGTTTGGATTGCGGCCAACCGAGCTCAGCTTTTTGGTGGAGGCTCAAAAACGAGGGCTGGGAAGCTTCGACTTTAATCAAATGAAAATCGAAAAGATCGATCTAAAAGCTTAA
- a CDS encoding PaaI family thioesterase: METQKIKQPSSRTCFMCGKQNELGLKMEWYNNPVTNQVEGTVTVPEHFNGYPGIVHGGIVAAILDETAGRAVMLDGNFDNLFVTLKLDITYRNFTPTNIPLKAIGWLVSEGNRSRKVAAELRLPDGTVTAECTAVVVRPTPEVLKNWEAERPFWRVYD, from the coding sequence TTGGAGACTCAAAAGATCAAACAACCCTCGTCGCGCACTTGCTTCATGTGCGGCAAACAGAATGAGCTCGGCTTGAAAATGGAATGGTACAACAACCCAGTAACGAATCAGGTCGAGGGGACGGTGACTGTTCCCGAGCATTTCAATGGCTATCCCGGCATTGTGCATGGCGGAATTGTGGCGGCGATTTTGGATGAAACCGCAGGCCGAGCCGTCATGCTCGATGGCAATTTTGATAATCTATTCGTCACGTTGAAATTGGACATCACTTACCGAAACTTCACTCCAACGAATATACCCCTCAAGGCGATTGGTTGGCTCGTTAGTGAGGGGAACCGCAGCCGAAAAGTGGCGGCAGAACTCCGCCTGCCTGATGGTACTGTCACCGCCGAATGCACTGCGGTGGTCGTTCGGCCAACGCCAGAGGTCTTGAAAAACTGGGAAGCCGAGCGGCCATTCTGGCGAGTTTATGATTAA
- a CDS encoding fused MFS/spermidine synthase, with protein MNRNYLYLVVAISGASVLALEILGTRILGPFYGVSIFLWSALITVTLAALSVGYFIGGWWADQGAKIERLSLLLAGAGLWLLIIPLIKKVMLSLIEPLGLRLSVLVAAAILFFPPLTLLAMISPYAIKLKTAHLNEVGRSAGNLYAISTLASVIAALLTGFWLIPNFGIQRLTLFIGFILLLTAALLMLLGKKSKLPFIAEIFVLISLTFISWKTFAEKPQPEQGLLCIEQSAYGEIRVIDKNESRYLLIDGAIHSIVNPALFFEPQHGYVVVMDLNRNFFDRAGSMLLIGLGGGSIANSYSAAGWKVDAVEIDPVVTQIAKKYFGFRSEDCRVFHADGRQFLRSTEEKYDLIIMDAFGSGSIPFHLITKQFFELIQQHLQPDGVFAINVQSIGWESQLVKAVAATLKSVFSEVFALPLHEPPNVLGNVIVVAANRTLEFPEELLGKPADYVNVDPYEHWKVVQRNHAWDNRFVPKATEAPILTDNNNPTDIWSEEINFRERQELHRFFGAMGVGW; from the coding sequence ATGAACCGAAACTATCTTTACCTGGTCGTTGCCATCTCTGGTGCATCAGTTTTGGCGTTGGAAATTCTCGGAACTCGTATTTTGGGTCCTTTCTATGGGGTCAGCATCTTTCTCTGGTCGGCACTAATTACCGTGACATTAGCCGCTTTGAGCGTTGGTTATTTCATTGGAGGTTGGTGGGCAGACCAAGGCGCCAAAATTGAACGACTGAGCCTGTTGCTTGCAGGTGCGGGTCTCTGGCTACTGATCATCCCATTGATCAAAAAGGTCATGCTATCGCTAATTGAGCCGTTAGGATTGCGTCTATCGGTGCTGGTCGCTGCGGCAATTCTGTTTTTCCCACCCCTCACATTATTAGCGATGATCAGCCCATATGCCATCAAACTCAAAACCGCCCACCTGAACGAGGTGGGGCGGAGCGCTGGAAATCTTTATGCCATTTCAACTCTCGCCAGTGTCATCGCGGCACTATTGACCGGGTTCTGGCTCATTCCAAATTTCGGCATCCAGCGATTGACGTTATTCATCGGTTTTATACTGCTATTGACGGCGGCGCTCTTGATGCTCTTGGGCAAAAAATCAAAACTCCCTTTTATTGCAGAAATCTTTGTCCTTATCTCCTTGACCTTCATCTCCTGGAAAACCTTTGCTGAGAAGCCGCAACCAGAGCAGGGATTGCTCTGCATTGAACAGAGCGCGTATGGTGAAATTCGGGTGATAGATAAGAATGAAAGCCGGTACCTCCTAATTGATGGAGCGATTCATTCCATCGTTAATCCTGCGCTTTTTTTTGAGCCACAGCATGGATACGTTGTAGTGATGGACCTCAACCGGAATTTTTTCGATCGTGCGGGCAGCATGTTGCTCATCGGATTGGGGGGCGGCTCAATCGCCAACTCATACTCCGCGGCTGGCTGGAAAGTGGATGCCGTCGAAATTGATCCAGTAGTCACCCAAATCGCGAAAAAATATTTTGGATTTCGCAGTGAGGATTGTCGAGTCTTTCATGCGGATGGCCGTCAATTTCTTCGTTCGACAGAAGAGAAGTACGATCTAATCATCATGGATGCGTTTGGCAGCGGCTCGATCCCGTTTCATCTGATCACAAAGCAATTTTTCGAGCTTATCCAGCAGCACCTTCAACCAGATGGAGTCTTTGCCATCAATGTGCAAAGCATCGGATGGGAGAGCCAATTGGTAAAGGCTGTTGCCGCTACTTTGAAATCGGTTTTTAGTGAAGTTTTTGCCCTGCCATTGCACGAGCCGCCCAATGTTCTGGGGAATGTCATTGTTGTTGCGGCGAACCGAACTCTGGAATTTCCCGAAGAGTTGCTCGGCAAACCAGCCGATTACGTCAATGTCGATCCGTATGAACATTGGAAGGTGGTGCAGCGAAACCACGCTTGGGACAATCGCTTCGTTCCAAAAGCTACCGAGGCTCCGATTCTCACCGATAACAACAATCCCACTGATATTTGGTCCGAGGAGATCAATTTCCGAGAACGCCAGGAGTTGCACCGTTTTTTTGGCGCTATGGGTGTGGGATGGTGA
- a CDS encoding ATP-binding protein, which translates to MESEPLHVALEAGAELPGRLPEFERLLQRYFKENQFNLILDLEKINLPPARFIVTLISMTSQARRMGGDIKLINLKPAARNNLVTFSPRTYLSIGCSEQEALEEFGETFVAAARFDISNHTIDEQVTVIEKQKDEPAQRSDSNSDRVQRLIAIAKDRIRVPSQAERLYDICNFVLDKAERAGFDLRERGKIKVTIYEACLNVVEHAYFSYPDNWIDVYAGYDDQRLVVVIQDWGESFKFDPNRPYDVEQAVKERRTGGFGLHIIRRSVDEIEYLSDEKSGNRLILVKYIKQSDHGNYKTQKLAV; encoded by the coding sequence ATGGAATCAGAACCTCTACATGTCGCTTTGGAAGCTGGGGCAGAATTGCCCGGACGATTGCCCGAGTTTGAACGGTTATTACAACGATACTTCAAAGAAAATCAGTTTAACCTCATATTGGATCTTGAAAAAATCAATTTGCCACCAGCGCGGTTTATCGTCACGTTGATTTCTATGACTTCCCAGGCGCGAAGGATGGGAGGAGATATCAAATTGATCAATTTGAAACCAGCAGCGCGCAACAATCTGGTGACTTTTTCGCCTCGCACTTACTTATCGATCGGCTGCTCAGAACAGGAAGCGCTTGAGGAGTTCGGTGAAACTTTTGTTGCCGCTGCGCGGTTTGATATAAGCAATCACACGATTGATGAGCAGGTCACTGTTATTGAGAAACAGAAGGACGAACCTGCGCAGCGATCTGATTCCAACTCCGATAGGGTTCAGCGGTTAATAGCCATTGCTAAAGATCGAATTCGCGTGCCGAGCCAAGCAGAACGGCTCTATGATATCTGCAATTTTGTACTGGATAAGGCAGAACGGGCCGGTTTTGATTTGCGAGAGCGCGGAAAAATTAAAGTCACTATCTATGAAGCGTGCCTTAATGTCGTTGAGCATGCGTATTTTTCTTACCCAGATAACTGGATTGATGTCTATGCTGGCTATGATGATCAGCGATTGGTGGTGGTAATTCAGGATTGGGGAGAAAGCTTTAAATTTGATCCCAATCGACCCTATGATGTGGAGCAAGCGGTGAAAGAGCGGCGGACTGGGGGGTTTGGGTTGCATATTATTCGCCGCTCGGTAGATGAAATAGAGTATCTGAGTGATGAAAAATCAGGTAATCGACTCATTTTAGTCAAATACATCAAGCAAAGCGATCATGGCAACTATAAGACGCAAAAACTCGCTGTATGA
- a CDS encoding S1 family peptidase: MNRAPKLLAVLSVVLALASFAIWMSCEKTTQSPVEPTVQEPIQLNKAHPQIQATMAIQEAHTPDLMSNPEVVGTAVTLTADGKPAIMVMTKTDKLKLGKDIPEYIDGVPVVIEVTGVIRPMKVPSGGVSHTAKQTPPIQLGTSGGWRYDLANGYCCGGTLGSLITKGGKKYILSNYHVFESDIVLGGNNRVAQTGDPIIQPGLIDVSCNAANAQDVATLVKSSSLPNSNVDASIAEIIPGMVREDGAILEIGTISSQTVAAAINQKVKKSGRTTGLTRSTISGLNATVSVAYDNECAGGAAFTKTFTGQIVVSNRASKFLASGDSGSLMVEDVSTNPRAIGLLFAGSSSTAIANPIDQVLSFFGATMVGN; encoded by the coding sequence ATGAACCGAGCCCCAAAATTATTAGCGGTCCTCTCCGTTGTTCTTGCGCTGGCTTCTTTCGCGATCTGGATGAGTTGCGAGAAAACGACACAATCCCCGGTAGAGCCGACTGTGCAAGAGCCGATCCAGCTAAACAAAGCACACCCTCAAATTCAGGCGACTATGGCTATACAAGAAGCCCATACACCTGATTTGATGTCCAATCCCGAAGTCGTCGGAACCGCTGTCACTCTTACCGCTGATGGCAAACCAGCGATCATGGTGATGACCAAGACCGATAAATTAAAGCTTGGGAAAGATATACCAGAATATATTGATGGCGTCCCTGTGGTCATCGAAGTCACTGGTGTGATCCGACCCATGAAAGTTCCCAGCGGAGGAGTAAGCCATACTGCGAAGCAGACCCCACCGATTCAATTGGGGACCTCCGGCGGTTGGAGATACGATTTGGCCAATGGCTATTGCTGCGGCGGGACGCTGGGATCATTGATCACCAAAGGCGGAAAGAAATATATCCTCAGCAATTATCACGTGTTTGAATCCGATATCGTCCTCGGTGGCAACAATCGAGTCGCTCAGACCGGCGATCCGATCATTCAACCAGGCTTGATCGATGTTAGTTGTAATGCGGCCAATGCGCAGGATGTTGCCACACTGGTGAAATCGAGCAGCTTGCCTAATTCTAATGTCGACGCTTCCATTGCTGAAATTATCCCTGGCATGGTGCGTGAAGATGGCGCTATTCTTGAAATCGGAACAATTTCTTCGCAGACCGTGGCTGCTGCAATCAATCAAAAAGTCAAAAAAAGCGGACGGACTACTGGTTTGACCCGAAGCACCATCTCTGGGCTGAACGCCACGGTGAGCGTTGCTTATGATAATGAATGCGCTGGTGGTGCGGCATTCACAAAAACCTTTACTGGACAGATTGTTGTCAGCAACCGTGCCAGCAAGTTCCTCGCAAGTGGCGACTCGGGATCGTTGATGGTCGAGGACGTCAGCACCAATCCGCGTGCTATTGGACTGCTTTTTGCAGGCAGCAGTTCAACCGCCATTGCCAATCCGATCGACCAGGTGTTATCGTTCTTCGGCGCTACCATGGTTGGAAATTAA
- a CDS encoding zinc metallopeptidase encodes MPIFGLFSPLEFILIVVGGAITLWAQMRVKSTFAKYHQVHSRRGITGAQVARDILSFNRVADVEVEETPGTLTDHYDPKAKKLRLSSEIYRSSSVAALGVAAHEAGHALQHHHGYAPLHIRNGIFPVANLGSQLAFPLFIAGFFFRSGTMMDIGIWLFLGAVIFQVITLPVEFNASRRALTLLESGNYLSRDEIGGARKVLSAAALTYVAATAVALMHLVRLLILRNSSDE; translated from the coding sequence ATGCCGATATTTGGTTTATTTTCACCGTTAGAATTTATTTTGATCGTGGTGGGCGGTGCGATCACGCTTTGGGCTCAGATGCGAGTCAAAAGCACATTTGCCAAGTACCATCAAGTTCATTCTCGGCGCGGGATCACAGGCGCGCAGGTAGCTCGAGATATTTTGAGTTTTAACCGTGTTGCCGATGTCGAGGTTGAGGAGACGCCCGGGACTTTGACCGATCATTATGACCCAAAGGCAAAGAAGCTGCGCTTGTCGAGTGAAATCTACCGTTCCTCCTCAGTTGCGGCTTTAGGTGTCGCTGCCCATGAGGCTGGTCATGCGTTGCAGCACCATCATGGTTATGCCCCTTTGCACATCAGAAATGGGATTTTTCCTGTAGCCAATTTGGGATCGCAACTGGCTTTCCCATTGTTCATCGCTGGTTTCTTCTTTCGCTCTGGAACAATGATGGACATCGGGATCTGGCTATTTTTGGGCGCAGTGATTTTTCAGGTCATCACTTTGCCAGTGGAATTCAACGCCAGCAGACGCGCATTGACCCTGTTGGAATCTGGCAATTATCTTTCGAGAGACGAAATTGGGGGCGCGCGGAAGGTCCTCTCTGCCGCTGCATTAACCTATGTTGCCGCCACTGCAGTGGCTCTGATGCATCTGGTCCGATTATTGATCCTGAGAAATTCCAGCGATGAATAG
- the fusA gene encoding elongation factor G translates to MSSLLPLSKVRNIGIMAHIDAGKTTTTERILYYSGRIHRLGEVHDGSATMDWMEQEKERGITITAAATTTKWNGHEINIIDTPGHVDFTAEVERSLRVLDGAIALFCAVGGVQPQSETVWRQSEKYNIPKIAFINKMDRVGADYFTVVKEIEQTLNANVVPIAIPIGQEDQFVGIIDLVEMKAIYYDDQNYGLTYTETEIPSDLKPLAEKYRNNLIEKIAEQDEELFELYVSGKDITEQQIRAGIRKATINLEIVPVMCGSAYKNKGIRRLLDAIVYYLPSPEDRPPVIGIAKQGDTVPQRLPSDDEPFSALVFKIMTDKHRGKLSYIRVYSGSVKAGEFVYNSTQKRRQRIGRIYQVHANKIEEREAIYCGEIGAVIGLNETMTGDTICHEEFPIVLEAIEFPTPVVSVAVEPSSRQDRDKLGISLQKLADEDPTFNVRVDRETGETVISGMGELHLEILLDRLKREFNVETKIGTPQVAYRETIYRSVTETTKYVKQTGGHGQYAHVVIELEPLPPGKGFEFINKIVGGVIPKEYIPAVERGIIDAMEKGPYAGFPVVNVRCTLLDGSYHEVDSSEMAFRTAAAIAFKSAFQKAGPKLLEPIMAVEITTPEDHLGVITGSIATKRGKILSMDIKNGTRIVKAQVPLAEMFGYTNELRNITSGRASATMHFNHYEVVPFTIAEEIVQKRKNGKNGK, encoded by the coding sequence GTGTCAAGTTTATTACCATTAAGTAAGGTCCGCAATATTGGGATCATGGCGCATATAGACGCTGGAAAAACAACCACAACTGAACGAATTTTGTATTATTCTGGCAGAATCCATCGACTGGGGGAAGTCCATGATGGCAGTGCGACGATGGATTGGATGGAGCAAGAGAAGGAGCGCGGCATTACAATTACCGCTGCAGCCACGACAACCAAATGGAACGGCCATGAGATTAACATCATTGATACGCCAGGCCATGTCGACTTCACCGCTGAAGTGGAGCGAAGCCTCCGCGTGCTGGATGGCGCGATCGCGCTGTTCTGTGCCGTCGGCGGTGTGCAGCCCCAATCAGAAACGGTTTGGCGACAGTCCGAAAAATATAATATTCCGAAAATAGCTTTTATCAACAAAATGGATCGCGTTGGGGCAGACTATTTCACTGTCGTAAAAGAAATTGAGCAAACGCTCAATGCCAATGTTGTTCCAATAGCTATTCCAATTGGTCAGGAAGATCAGTTTGTTGGAATCATCGATTTGGTCGAAATGAAAGCCATTTATTATGATGACCAAAATTATGGGCTCACCTATACTGAGACTGAAATTCCATCGGACCTAAAGCCGCTGGCAGAAAAATATCGAAACAATCTGATCGAAAAGATAGCAGAACAGGATGAAGAACTTTTCGAGCTATATGTCTCTGGTAAAGACATAACAGAGCAGCAGATTCGAGCAGGAATTCGAAAGGCAACGATCAACCTTGAAATCGTTCCTGTGATGTGCGGCTCCGCATACAAAAACAAGGGCATCCGTCGTCTGCTGGATGCGATTGTTTACTATTTGCCATCGCCAGAAGATCGGCCCCCAGTAATTGGGATAGCAAAACAAGGAGATACTGTGCCCCAACGGCTGCCTTCAGACGATGAGCCCTTCTCAGCGCTGGTATTTAAAATTATGACCGATAAGCATCGCGGAAAATTATCCTATATCCGCGTCTATTCAGGCTCGGTGAAGGCCGGTGAGTTCGTATACAATTCTACGCAAAAGCGCCGACAGCGAATTGGCCGGATTTATCAGGTCCACGCGAACAAAATTGAGGAGCGTGAGGCAATTTATTGCGGTGAAATTGGCGCGGTTATTGGATTGAACGAAACGATGACGGGTGACACCATCTGTCACGAGGAATTTCCGATTGTCTTAGAGGCGATCGAGTTCCCGACCCCTGTGGTGTCCGTTGCCGTTGAACCGAGCAGCCGTCAGGATCGGGATAAATTGGGGATAAGCTTACAGAAATTGGCTGATGAGGATCCGACGTTCAACGTCCGGGTTGATCGCGAGACAGGAGAAACCGTCATTTCAGGCATGGGAGAATTGCACTTAGAAATTTTGTTGGACAGACTGAAACGAGAGTTTAATGTCGAAACGAAAATCGGCACCCCTCAGGTCGCTTATCGGGAGACCATTTATCGCAGCGTAACTGAAACCACCAAATATGTGAAACAGACGGGTGGTCATGGCCAATATGCCCATGTGGTGATCGAATTAGAGCCGCTTCCTCCTGGCAAGGGATTTGAATTCATCAACAAAATCGTCGGCGGCGTGATTCCCAAAGAATATATCCCTGCGGTCGAACGCGGGATCATCGACGCCATGGAGAAAGGGCCCTATGCTGGCTTCCCAGTGGTCAATGTTCGCTGCACGTTATTGGACGGCTCGTATCATGAAGTGGATTCCTCAGAAATGGCATTCCGTACGGCAGCGGCCATTGCCTTCAAATCGGCCTTTCAAAAAGCAGGCCCAAAGCTGCTGGAGCCGATCATGGCGGTCGAAATTACCACGCCAGAAGATCATCTGGGTGTCATCACTGGAAGCATTGCCACCAAGCGCGGCAAGATTTTGAGCATGGACATTAAAAATGGAACGCGGATTGTTAAAGCGCAGGTCCCTTTGGCAGAAATGTTCGGTTATACCAACGAGCTCCGCAACATCACTTCAGGTCGCGCCAGTGCTACTATGCACTTTAACCATTACGAAGTCGTTCCATTCACCATTGCTGAAGAGATCGTTCAAAAGCGAAAAAATGGGAAGAACGGCAAATAG
- a CDS encoding 4Fe-4S binding protein, whose product MRSSPLIGIATFLATKILISTLIVGLVILGLSLLIGRYFCGWICPLGTVIDLSDRLHQKFLRGKPNTIRPLRAWKYSILIVILIAALFSTQVIWFFDPIVIITRSMTAAVYPLIAFLLESGLKLLLSVGILQDQLFSLYDLFRQRILPINPIFFQQSMTFAVIFIGILLLGLLARRFWCRYLCPLGALFGSFATLRFTQGIAVASDKCIDCGKCQRICKMDAINADYRSHARSECIECMSCVAVCPTSAISYQLRPKFAPQRIDISRRRFVYSSASGLIALGLIKTGFKNPIATGQVVRPPGALPEPEFLNRCVRCQECVKICSTTGACLQPGLLESGWEGLWTPLVNARHGYCEYNCNLCGKVCPTGAIHPLELSQKQQLRMGTAYFDKSRCIPWYRGEDCLVCEEHCPLPDKAIKFDIREARRPDGTVAVVKFPYVDEKLCIGCGICVTKCPVPGPGGLFLTNAHQQRWGQEAEF is encoded by the coding sequence TTGAGATCCAGTCCGCTGATTGGCATCGCGACATTTTTAGCTACAAAGATATTGATATCGACTTTAATTGTTGGATTGGTCATATTGGGGTTGTCGCTGTTGATCGGAAGGTATTTTTGCGGCTGGATTTGCCCGCTTGGCACGGTCATTGACTTGAGCGATCGTCTCCATCAAAAGTTCTTGAGGGGAAAGCCCAATACCATCCGTCCGCTTCGCGCTTGGAAGTATTCGATCTTAATTGTGATTTTAATCGCAGCGTTATTTTCGACCCAGGTTATCTGGTTTTTCGATCCGATTGTGATCATCACCAGAAGCATGACTGCTGCGGTGTATCCATTGATTGCCTTTTTGCTTGAATCTGGGCTCAAGTTGCTGCTGTCGGTCGGTATTCTCCAGGATCAATTGTTTTCGCTTTATGATTTATTCCGTCAGCGCATCCTTCCCATCAACCCGATATTTTTTCAGCAAAGCATGACCTTTGCGGTAATTTTTATAGGAATCTTATTATTAGGCTTACTCGCTCGACGATTTTGGTGTCGCTATCTCTGTCCGTTGGGGGCGTTATTTGGATCATTCGCGACATTACGATTCACTCAGGGTATTGCTGTGGCTTCAGATAAATGTATCGATTGTGGCAAATGTCAACGCATTTGTAAAATGGACGCCATCAATGCCGATTATCGGAGCCATGCGCGATCAGAATGCATTGAATGTATGAGCTGTGTGGCAGTTTGTCCCACCAGTGCAATCAGTTATCAGCTCAGGCCCAAATTCGCCCCGCAACGCATCGATATTTCGCGCCGCCGATTTGTGTATTCATCTGCGAGTGGGCTAATTGCTCTTGGCTTGATCAAAACAGGTTTCAAAAATCCAATAGCTACTGGGCAGGTAGTTCGGCCTCCTGGTGCTCTACCTGAGCCAGAATTTTTAAATCGATGTGTGAGATGTCAAGAGTGTGTAAAAATCTGTTCGACTACCGGGGCATGCCTGCAGCCTGGTCTATTGGAATCTGGTTGGGAAGGCCTGTGGACACCACTGGTCAATGCCCGGCATGGTTATTGCGAATATAATTGCAATCTGTGCGGCAAAGTTTGTCCGACTGGCGCCATCCATCCGCTCGAGCTGTCACAAAAGCAACAGTTACGCATGGGGACGGCCTATTTCGACAAAAGCCGCTGCATCCCGTGGTATCGAGGCGAGGATTGTTTGGTATGCGAAGAGCATTGTCCTTTGCCAGATAAAGCTATCAAATTCGACATTCGTGAGGCGCGTCGGCCTGACGGCACAGTTGCTGTGGTGAAATTTCCCTACGTGGATGAAAAATTGTGTATTGGCTGTGGGATCTGCGTGACCAAATGTCCGGTTCCTGGTCCTGGAGGATTGTTTCTAACGAATGCCCATCAACAGCGGTGGGGACAGGAGGCTGAATTTTGA